A genome region from Chitinivibrio alkaliphilus ACht1 includes the following:
- the prfA gene encoding peptide chain release factor 1, whose translation MIEKIESFLKRHAALEKEMADPDFANDQNRMKVIGQEYTDLNNKLPKLKEYLEFMERRQESSELLRSEKDPELVEMAKMELEEIDAALPSLEEEVKKLLVPTNPADFKNALIEIRAGTGGVEAGLFANELMRMYHSFCEQKGFSVEVMSTNYSEPDALKEGMLMVSGEKAYGLLKYESGVHRVQRVPKTESQGRVHTSAASVVVLPEAEEVEIEIDKNDLRIDYYRSSGPGGQSVNTTDSAVRIIHLPTNITVTCQDEKSQHKNKAQAMKILQSRLYDHELQKKQKEDSESRLSMIGTGDRSQKIRTYNYPQGRVTDHRINFSVFKLESVLGGDLDDFIDALSQEAMQESLRKAGEPSDDA comes from the coding sequence ATGATAGAAAAAATAGAGTCCTTTCTGAAACGCCATGCTGCCCTTGAGAAAGAAATGGCTGATCCTGATTTCGCCAATGATCAAAATCGCATGAAGGTCATCGGCCAGGAATACACCGATCTAAATAACAAACTACCAAAGCTCAAAGAGTATCTTGAGTTTATGGAACGCCGGCAGGAATCTTCTGAACTGCTACGTTCGGAAAAGGACCCAGAGCTGGTGGAGATGGCCAAAATGGAGTTAGAGGAAATAGACGCAGCTCTTCCTTCCTTGGAAGAAGAGGTGAAGAAACTCCTTGTTCCAACGAATCCAGCTGATTTCAAAAATGCCCTTATCGAGATCCGCGCTGGTACAGGTGGTGTTGAAGCAGGGCTGTTTGCAAACGAGCTCATGCGTATGTATCACAGTTTCTGTGAGCAAAAGGGGTTCTCCGTGGAAGTGATGAGTACCAACTACAGTGAGCCCGATGCTCTCAAGGAAGGCATGCTCATGGTCTCTGGGGAGAAAGCCTACGGACTCCTCAAATATGAGTCAGGGGTACATCGCGTACAGCGAGTGCCGAAAACTGAATCCCAGGGGCGCGTGCACACCTCCGCCGCATCGGTGGTTGTCTTACCCGAAGCAGAGGAAGTAGAGATAGAGATTGACAAGAATGATTTGCGTATTGACTACTACCGCTCGAGTGGACCGGGGGGACAATCCGTAAATACCACCGATTCCGCAGTACGTATTATTCATCTTCCCACAAACATTACCGTCACCTGCCAAGATGAAAAATCACAGCATAAAAACAAGGCACAAGCCATGAAAATTCTTCAGTCACGTCTCTATGACCACGAACTGCAGAAGAAACAGAAAGAGGATTCTGAAAGCCGTCTGAGTATGATTGGTACGGGTGACCGGAGCCAGAAAATACGGACCTACAACTACCCACAAGGGCGCGTCACAGACCATCGGATCAATTTTTCTGTATTCAAATTGGAATCGGTTCTCGGCGGTGACCTCGATGACTTCATAGATGCCCTTTCGCAGGAGGCCATGCAGGAATCACTCCGTAAGGCGGGCGAGCCAAGCGATGACGCTTAA
- a CDS encoding PTS sugar transporter subunit IIA encodes MIQLHTYLSSSNIVEITSPKRSLAIRELLLHALGEEGEIPPKKHIKKLLRERALSHGILLDSSILLCHTRTNLVTNIHMNVGFCPHTAKFSKTPLDLIILILLPESMSHHYLSLMARLSRFLSGEKGQEAVKKQSPKELIAAVKSFDSDLV; translated from the coding sequence ATGATACAATTACATACCTATCTTTCTTCATCAAATATTGTTGAAATTACCAGCCCAAAACGCTCCCTGGCAATTCGTGAGCTTCTTCTCCATGCCTTAGGTGAAGAGGGAGAGATCCCCCCCAAAAAGCATATCAAGAAATTACTGCGGGAACGCGCCCTGTCCCATGGGATACTCCTCGACTCATCCATACTTCTCTGTCATACCCGCACCAATTTGGTAACAAATATCCATATGAACGTTGGATTTTGCCCGCATACCGCAAAATTTAGCAAAACACCCCTTGACCTTATCATACTTATTCTCTTGCCGGAAAGTATGTCCCACCACTATCTTTCCCTTATGGCCCGGCTCAGCCGGTTTCTCTCTGGAGAAAAAGGCCAGGAGGCTGTCAAAAAGCAGAGCCCCAAAGAGCTTATTGCTGCAGTGAAATCCTTTGATTCTGATTTGGTGTAA
- a CDS encoding proton-conducting transporter membrane subunit yields MNLFAEILQFFLHPPAPEAMARTLTMILPTIPVGGAILLIAFYYVGKKDLSRILLPLTMGILATAQLMLILLILRHSLTVTIALSELPYSIHFFMDHTKAYFLMTLLIPLCLSIFHLSQLPTLYARVIFLFYLTGCTGIVVSGDIFNFFVFFELMIMAAYVLIALNKDYYASIKYMFFGSLGATFLLAAVIVWFRSGYYFTYTELPAFTTAHPEHSLFLLMLLSMVFLIKGGIFPVSSWPGPCHGAAPTLVSSFLSSFSTFTSVYGFYYFVLIPAEAAGLSTIPEALQIFAALTIFLVSLFAFFEDRFRYMIAAATPVTVSTVLILCISGAVQAAFFYMVLHSAYKSVLFIVSHQCIDPTLPQSDDTGENPNEAIVLSPPLFGVLIGGGLLTAALFPAATAYLKEPAIKDNPLITAIFLIASYLLLGGFSKFSYRICWKQARWSQILLTLLFFSALIAAYGILTPHFSPMPLSKIGVHSLVLVSALYTGKRLFTILPAAHRFASTRLYRTLNHELLSVLVLFLLFNLSIQLL; encoded by the coding sequence ATGAACCTATTTGCAGAGATACTCCAATTTTTCCTACACCCCCCTGCCCCTGAAGCAATGGCACGAACCCTCACCATGATCCTCCCCACAATTCCTGTGGGAGGGGCCATCCTGCTTATTGCCTTCTACTATGTAGGAAAAAAAGATCTTTCCCGCATTCTGCTGCCCCTCACCATGGGAATTCTTGCCACGGCACAACTCATGCTCATCCTGCTCATTCTTAGGCACTCCCTCACCGTTACCATCGCCCTCAGTGAGCTCCCCTACTCCATCCATTTTTTCATGGATCACACCAAGGCATACTTTCTGATGACCCTGCTTATTCCTCTCTGTCTGAGCATATTTCATCTTTCTCAGCTTCCAACCTTATATGCACGGGTCATCTTCCTGTTTTATCTTACGGGCTGTACGGGCATTGTTGTCAGTGGAGACATCTTTAACTTCTTTGTTTTTTTTGAACTCATGATTATGGCCGCATATGTTCTTATTGCACTGAACAAAGACTATTATGCTTCAATTAAGTATATGTTTTTTGGCTCCTTAGGAGCAACCTTTCTCCTCGCCGCGGTAATTGTGTGGTTTCGATCAGGCTACTATTTTACCTATACAGAACTGCCTGCCTTTACCACAGCGCATCCCGAACACAGTCTGTTTCTTCTCATGCTGCTTTCCATGGTCTTTCTCATTAAGGGTGGTATATTTCCCGTATCATCATGGCCGGGACCCTGTCATGGAGCTGCGCCCACCCTTGTCTCATCATTTCTCTCCAGCTTCAGTACATTTACCTCGGTGTACGGTTTCTACTATTTTGTCCTTATTCCTGCAGAGGCAGCAGGGCTCTCTACCATCCCCGAAGCACTCCAAATTTTTGCAGCCTTGACCATTTTTCTAGTCTCCCTCTTTGCTTTTTTCGAAGATCGATTCCGCTATATGATTGCTGCAGCAACTCCGGTCACCGTTTCCACAGTACTCATACTCTGTATCTCAGGAGCAGTGCAGGCTGCCTTTTTCTACATGGTACTGCACAGTGCATACAAAAGTGTCCTTTTTATAGTATCCCATCAGTGCATCGACCCAACGTTGCCGCAGAGCGATGACACAGGCGAGAATCCCAATGAAGCGATTGTGCTCTCTCCCCCGCTTTTTGGGGTGCTCATAGGGGGAGGACTGCTTACGGCAGCCCTTTTTCCTGCTGCCACGGCCTATCTTAAAGAGCCTGCTATCAAAGATAACCCCCTCATAACGGCAATCTTTCTCATAGCGTCCTATCTTCTGCTCGGGGGCTTTTCTAAATTTTCCTATCGGATCTGCTGGAAACAAGCACGGTGGTCACAGATACTGCTAACACTCCTCTTTTTTTCAGCGCTTATCGCCGCCTACGGGATACTCACCCCGCACTTCTCTCCCATGCCACTTTCTAAAATTGGAGTGCACAGTCTTGTCCTTGTTAGCGCACTCTATACAGGGAAACGACTTTTCACTATTCTTCCCGCCGCCCATCGTTTTGCCAGCACACGGCTCTATCGAACCCTGAATCATGAATTGCTCAGTGTGCTTGTGTTGTTTTTGCTGTTTAACCTATCGATACAGCTGTTGTAA
- a CDS encoding monovalent cation/H+ antiporter complex subunit F, which translates to MTWLLYSLMGLLIFSSVRLFIGPEFQDRLLAASVVQSILTVLFCILAITHDITYYLDIALLLALLSFASVIAFSRLLLRDRSFFDQLAEEPVNEETPRE; encoded by the coding sequence ATGACGTGGCTCCTCTATAGCCTCATGGGCCTGCTTATTTTTTCCTCGGTCCGTCTTTTTATCGGACCGGAATTTCAAGACCGGCTCCTTGCAGCGTCGGTTGTACAGAGTATACTAACGGTACTGTTCTGTATTCTTGCCATTACCCATGATATTACCTACTATCTTGATATCGCACTGCTCTTAGCGCTCCTCTCTTTTGCCAGTGTTATAGCCTTTTCCCGACTCCTCTTACGCGATCGTTCTTTTTTTGATCAGCTAGCAGAAGAGCCTGTCAATGAGGAGACACCCCGTGAGTAA
- a CDS encoding sodium:proton antiporter — MIYFLIAGVALYGLLTHTNLIRKLMCLSMVDAVIILAFLRAGYVQGDYPPLLYHDPANMVNPLPQALMLTAIVISVCFNALAVVLIVNLHTKTGSIDTGDLL; from the coding sequence ATGATCTATTTCTTGATTGCCGGGGTCGCCTTGTACGGCCTTCTTACCCACACGAATCTTATTCGTAAGCTCATGTGCCTCAGCATGGTTGATGCAGTCATCATCCTTGCCTTTCTCCGTGCCGGCTATGTGCAGGGTGACTACCCCCCTCTCCTGTATCATGATCCTGCAAACATGGTAAACCCGCTGCCCCAAGCCTTAATGCTCACGGCCATTGTAATTAGCGTATGCTTTAATGCCCTTGCCGTTGTGTTAATTGTAAATCTCCATACGAAAACCGGCAGTATTGACACAGGTGACCTTCTATGA
- the mnhG gene encoding monovalent cation/H(+) antiporter subunit G gives MSNLLFVFGVFFIFWGAVGMIILPDIFLRFHAATKCSVVGLINILMGLMISSHSPEQAVKIALIMLFILATSPITVHLLCLSFFYAQKDEEEHHG, from the coding sequence GTGAGTAATCTTCTTTTCGTATTCGGCGTATTTTTTATCTTTTGGGGTGCCGTGGGAATGATTATTCTTCCCGACATATTCCTCCGCTTCCATGCTGCTACAAAATGCTCAGTGGTGGGCCTCATTAACATCCTCATGGGCCTTATGATATCTTCTCACTCTCCAGAACAGGCAGTCAAGATTGCCCTCATTATGCTCTTCATTCTTGCCACCTCTCCCATTACGGTACACTTACTCTGTCTCTCTTTTTTTTATGCCCAGAAGGACGAGGAGGAACACCATGGCTGA
- a CDS encoding Na+/H+ antiporter subunit E, translating into MRFVLGKRLFFALKIAFLAFFCLILWILLTFDLSLPTLVTGTVYSLITALLVHSYFYKNEILRRYRFLYRFDLLFLYLIILIFQSYTASFQLIYQMITRKNTPGIVRIRTRLKSKISRAILANTITLIPGTMTLWLEGRFLYVHCFDIPHSHSVIAGNIIKGKQERLLGKLFG; encoded by the coding sequence ATGCGTTTTGTCTTAGGAAAACGACTCTTCTTTGCCTTAAAAATAGCCTTTCTTGCCTTTTTTTGTTTAATTCTTTGGATACTACTCACCTTCGACCTTTCCTTGCCAACCCTTGTCACAGGAACTGTCTACTCTCTTATAACGGCCCTACTCGTACACTCTTATTTTTATAAAAACGAAATTCTTCGCCGGTACCGTTTTCTCTATCGTTTCGATCTTCTTTTCCTCTATTTAATCATCCTGATTTTTCAAAGTTACACCGCCAGTTTTCAACTTATTTATCAGATGATAACCCGGAAAAACACCCCGGGAATTGTTCGTATTCGAACACGCCTTAAGTCAAAAATTTCCCGGGCCATTTTAGCCAACACCATCACCCTCATCCCCGGCACGATGACCCTCTGGCTTGAGGGGCGATTTCTCTATGTGCATTGCTTCGATATTCCCCATTCACACTCCGTGATAGCGGGAAATATTATTAAGGGAAAGCAAGAGCGTCTTCTCGGGAAGCTCTTCGGATGA
- a CDS encoding MnhB domain-containing protein, with the protein MKFENSELLHIGIRKLVPILLIFGLYTFTYGPFYPGGGFQAGVIAGTVAVIFELLFEEKFLPDTFYTHIELFGLLVLLFFLFAGFTQGNGPFGYYYHLGTSEGIFSNLFMYILSLAIFCEVFGSMVLIFRNFTGWLDE; encoded by the coding sequence ATGAAGTTTGAAAACTCAGAGTTGCTTCATATCGGTATTCGTAAGCTCGTGCCAATCCTCCTCATCTTTGGATTGTACACCTTTACCTACGGCCCCTTTTACCCCGGAGGTGGTTTCCAAGCGGGAGTTATTGCCGGTACTGTGGCTGTTATCTTTGAGCTCCTCTTTGAAGAAAAATTTCTTCCTGATACGTTCTACACGCACATCGAGCTCTTTGGACTTCTTGTGCTCCTCTTTTTTCTCTTTGCAGGATTTACCCAGGGCAATGGCCCCTTTGGCTATTACTATCATCTTGGGACCTCGGAGGGGATATTTTCAAATCTCTTTATGTACATCCTCAGTTTAGCAATTTTCTGTGAGGTCTTTGGATCCATGGTACTCATTTTCCGCAATTTTACGGGGTGGCTTGATGAGTAA
- the prmC gene encoding peptide chain release factor N(5)-glutamine methyltransferase yields MTLKEFYFYIQEKISAFSPTVQQDCDILFEHITTHRPHAVLRPTSPPLTDPIPEAYRERLDKICHEYARGVPLAYCMGECFFFNKAYRVSPHTLIPRQDTESLILTCLEKEGREPLRVLELGTGSGIICETLREERPTWEIYSVDISPEALLTAKENCNPAITLIASDSFSALRDHASFDILISNPPYIPAEEIPNLDTSVRAHEPLGALNGGTDGLYFYRYLAEKGKKLLYPQGRLYLEIGWDQGTDVPAILHQAQWNTISCHPDLAGRDRVVTATA; encoded by the coding sequence ATGACGCTTAAGGAGTTTTACTTTTATATTCAGGAAAAGATTTCTGCCTTCTCTCCCACGGTACAGCAAGATTGCGACATTCTCTTTGAACACATCACCACACACAGGCCCCATGCGGTATTGCGTCCTACATCCCCCCCGCTTACCGACCCCATACCAGAGGCATATCGGGAACGTCTTGACAAGATTTGTCACGAGTATGCCCGCGGGGTTCCCCTCGCATATTGTATGGGCGAGTGTTTCTTTTTTAACAAAGCCTACCGGGTCTCACCGCATACACTCATTCCTCGTCAAGATACGGAATCTCTCATACTGACTTGTCTTGAAAAAGAGGGACGGGAGCCGCTTCGTGTGCTTGAATTGGGCACGGGAAGTGGAATTATCTGTGAAACCCTTCGAGAAGAGCGCCCCACATGGGAGATCTACTCCGTTGACATCTCGCCGGAGGCACTCCTTACGGCGAAAGAAAATTGTAATCCCGCCATTACTCTTATCGCCTCAGATTCCTTTTCGGCCCTTCGTGATCATGCGTCCTTTGATATACTCATCTCAAACCCCCCCTATATTCCAGCGGAGGAAATACCAAACCTTGATACATCTGTGCGGGCTCATGAGCCCCTGGGCGCACTCAACGGGGGAACAGACGGCTTGTACTTTTACCGCTATCTTGCGGAAAAGGGAAAAAAGCTCTTGTACCCCCAGGGTCGACTCTATCTTGAAATTGGGTGGGATCAAGGAACCGACGTTCCGGCCATACTGCACCAGGCTCAGTGGAATACCATCTCATGCCATCCTGATCTGGCTGGTCGCGACCGTGTTGTGACGGCCACTGCCTGA
- a CDS encoding Na(+)/H(+) antiporter subunit B, with product MAELLMSILLLLSCCAVVFTRESRIAVLYLCMYSLFVSFLYMLLQAPDIALTELALGAGLTSLVYLVAIKKPEHKDIL from the coding sequence ATGGCTGAGTTGCTTATGAGCATCCTTCTGCTTCTATCATGTTGTGCAGTTGTCTTTACCCGTGAATCACGGATTGCCGTGCTCTATCTCTGTATGTATTCTCTCTTTGTGAGCTTTTTATATATGCTTTTGCAAGCCCCTGATATCGCTCTTACGGAGCTGGCTCTCGGAGCCGGCCTTACATCACTTGTCTACCTTGTTGCCATAAAAAAACCGGAACATAAGGACATCCTATGA